Proteins encoded together in one Terriglobus saanensis SP1PR4 window:
- the recJ gene encoding single-stranded-DNA-specific exonuclease RecJ → MALPARWVLPEVDPDAVAEIASSCTLPLPVAAMLVRRGISSAEEALRFLQPSLSQLHDPFLMLGMHEAVDRVLEAVLHREPILIYGDYDVDGTTATVLLKTAIDRITPKGTPSLVRFHIPHRILEGYGMQTSILAGAAEQGIRLVISVDTGIRAFAAADEARAQGMDLIVTDHHLPDDSGVPEAVAVLNPNQPGCPYPFKAICGAGVAFKLAHALLLSVAADPNDPTFNPISREALEEKFLPSFLKLLAIATIADSVPLNGENRAIVALGLEQLRRPNQAGLRALMQLSGFELENGSVIKSFNARDIAFRIAPRINAAGRMDTATDVVQLFLTRDPAEAQTLAEKLHALNTDRREAEARILEEVEAQIAKLRETDADLESHGVVVLDGEGWHRGVVGILASRVVERTGRPALVLAHEDGQAHGSGRSVAGFHLLDAITFVDNESAVFTRFGGHAFAVGFSLPSNVVPDLKLRLSAYSVPRLTPSVLAPTILLDSEVRLADIDANLLAAVRKCEPFGNDNPEPVFAAFGVTILDPIKTLKEKHAKLRVRQEDGGLAFAALCWSRSDSWPERLEKLGVTQGSKVDIAFRPRENSHPDFGTAIDLELCDIRLTDGTSVT, encoded by the coding sequence ATGGCCCTTCCCGCTCGCTGGGTGCTCCCTGAAGTTGATCCGGATGCCGTCGCAGAGATCGCATCTTCCTGCACGCTTCCCCTCCCTGTTGCTGCCATGCTTGTTCGCCGTGGCATCTCTTCCGCCGAAGAGGCTCTTCGGTTTCTTCAACCGAGCTTGAGCCAACTGCACGATCCATTTCTGATGCTAGGGATGCATGAGGCAGTCGACCGCGTACTGGAAGCCGTTCTCCACCGCGAACCGATCCTGATCTACGGCGACTATGACGTCGACGGCACGACCGCCACAGTGCTTCTCAAAACGGCCATCGACCGCATTACGCCCAAGGGCACACCTTCGCTCGTGCGCTTTCATATCCCCCATCGCATTCTTGAAGGGTACGGCATGCAGACCAGTATCCTGGCCGGTGCAGCCGAGCAAGGCATCCGCCTCGTCATCTCTGTGGATACGGGTATTCGTGCCTTTGCCGCTGCCGACGAAGCCCGTGCTCAGGGCATGGACCTTATCGTCACGGACCACCACCTGCCCGACGACTCTGGGGTTCCCGAAGCGGTGGCTGTGCTCAACCCCAACCAGCCCGGATGTCCTTATCCTTTCAAGGCAATCTGCGGGGCGGGGGTCGCGTTCAAGCTGGCACACGCTCTCTTGCTCTCCGTGGCAGCCGATCCGAACGATCCTACCTTCAACCCGATCTCCCGTGAGGCGCTGGAGGAGAAGTTCCTTCCCTCGTTTCTCAAACTGCTTGCGATCGCCACCATCGCCGATTCTGTCCCGCTCAATGGGGAAAACCGAGCCATTGTGGCCCTGGGTCTGGAACAGCTTCGTCGTCCCAACCAGGCGGGGCTTCGCGCCCTGATGCAGCTCTCCGGTTTCGAACTGGAGAATGGTAGCGTCATCAAAAGCTTCAATGCGCGCGACATCGCCTTTCGCATTGCGCCGCGCATCAACGCTGCGGGCCGCATGGACACCGCAACGGACGTCGTCCAGCTTTTTCTCACGCGCGATCCGGCCGAGGCCCAAACGCTCGCCGAAAAGCTCCATGCTCTGAACACCGACCGCCGCGAGGCTGAAGCACGCATTCTCGAAGAGGTCGAAGCGCAAATTGCGAAGCTGCGCGAGACGGACGCTGACCTGGAAAGCCACGGAGTCGTCGTGCTGGATGGCGAAGGCTGGCATCGCGGTGTGGTTGGCATTTTGGCTTCGCGGGTGGTGGAGCGCACCGGACGCCCTGCCCTCGTTCTCGCTCATGAGGATGGTCAAGCGCACGGCTCGGGTCGTTCCGTCGCGGGCTTCCATCTACTGGATGCCATCACGTTTGTCGATAACGAGTCGGCCGTATTTACTCGCTTTGGGGGGCATGCGTTTGCGGTTGGATTTTCCCTTCCGTCCAACGTTGTGCCGGACCTCAAGCTGCGCCTCTCCGCGTACTCGGTACCTCGGCTCACGCCCTCGGTGCTTGCTCCGACCATTTTGCTCGACTCGGAAGTGCGCCTTGCCGACATCGACGCGAACCTGCTCGCTGCAGTCCGAAAGTGCGAGCCCTTTGGAAACGACAATCCGGAGCCGGTCTTTGCGGCCTTCGGGGTGACCATTCTGGATCCGATCAAGACTCTGAAAGAAAAGCATGCCAAACTTCGAGTTCGCCAGGAGGACGGCGGCCTTGCCTTTGCGGCTCTCTGCTGGTCACGATCCGATTCCTGGCCAGAACGGCTCGAGAAGCTGGGCGTGACCCAGGGATCCAAAGTCGACATTGCCTTCCGTCCCCGCGAAAACTCACATCCCGATTTCGGCACCGCTATCGACCTCGAACTTTGCGATATTCGACTCACCGATGGTACGTCAGTCACTTAG
- a CDS encoding DUF507 family protein: protein MRISRDKANKLAHVVADTLAEIDECDFLEDRNTVRQEARRVLEKLLLEETKIDAAARLKISSQQRIILEGTQEWDILYRKYYNDEVKRLGI from the coding sequence ATGAGAATCTCCCGCGATAAGGCGAACAAACTCGCCCACGTAGTAGCCGACACCCTGGCCGAAATTGACGAGTGCGATTTCCTGGAAGATCGCAACACCGTAAGGCAGGAAGCGCGTCGCGTTCTCGAAAAGCTTTTGCTGGAAGAGACAAAGATCGACGCCGCAGCCCGCCTGAAGATCTCCTCCCAGCAGAGGATCATCCTCGAAGGCACACAAGAGTGGGACATTCTCTATCGCAAGTACTATAACGATGAAGTGAAGCGGTTGGGCATCTAA
- a CDS encoding efflux RND transporter periplasmic adaptor subunit yields the protein MRTVLWTAGVAAVVVALIFGIRSLLHEDTPVRVAVATYQDLVSTISTNGKVEPIQAFEAHAASAGTVQKLLVREGQHVTAGTLMVQLDDSGALARVATARAGLAGAKGSFQDMSQGGSQDERISIAGDLNRSRLQVQQAQLDLSTLQQLQAKGAASTSEVSAAQSRLATAQANMDAVQKRSTARFAASDKTRIAAQLADNQAGLLAAEKNLAFAIVRAPFAGIVYSLPIRAYEFLNPGDEILRMADLNRMQVRAYFDEPDVGKLVVGQKVRVTWDARPNRAWHGHIVHTPSTIISYGTRNVGECLIAIDDAAEDLLPNTNVNALVTLQENPHVLSVPREALRTQGTQNFVYRVVKNQLVKTPVDVGAVNLTLVQIVHGLSEHDTVALNATNSDDLTPGLSVKPVQ from the coding sequence ATGCGAACTGTTTTATGGACTGCCGGGGTGGCCGCAGTTGTAGTAGCGCTGATCTTCGGCATTCGAAGCCTCCTTCATGAGGACACTCCGGTTCGCGTGGCCGTCGCCACCTATCAGGATCTCGTCAGCACCATCTCCACCAACGGCAAAGTTGAGCCGATCCAGGCCTTTGAAGCGCATGCCGCTTCTGCCGGTACCGTGCAGAAACTCCTCGTCCGCGAGGGACAGCATGTCACGGCAGGCACCTTGATGGTGCAACTGGACGATTCTGGCGCTTTAGCGCGGGTGGCCACAGCCCGTGCTGGCCTGGCCGGTGCCAAAGGTTCTTTTCAGGACATGAGCCAGGGCGGCAGCCAGGACGAACGCATCTCAATTGCTGGAGATTTAAACCGCAGCCGTCTTCAGGTCCAGCAGGCGCAACTCGATCTTTCCACTCTGCAGCAACTGCAGGCCAAAGGAGCGGCTTCCACCAGCGAAGTCAGTGCGGCGCAATCTCGCCTCGCAACCGCCCAGGCAAACATGGACGCGGTGCAGAAGCGTAGTACCGCTCGCTTCGCGGCCTCCGACAAAACCCGGATCGCGGCACAGCTTGCGGACAATCAGGCTGGCCTTTTGGCTGCTGAGAAGAATCTGGCGTTTGCGATCGTGCGCGCGCCCTTTGCTGGCATCGTCTACTCTCTGCCGATTCGCGCCTACGAGTTCCTGAATCCGGGGGATGAGATTCTTCGCATGGCCGATCTCAATCGGATGCAGGTGCGTGCTTACTTTGATGAGCCGGATGTTGGCAAACTTGTTGTAGGCCAGAAGGTGCGCGTTACCTGGGATGCCCGTCCCAACCGTGCATGGCACGGACACATCGTCCATACGCCGTCGACCATCATCTCTTACGGAACGCGAAATGTAGGCGAATGCCTCATTGCCATTGACGATGCCGCAGAAGACTTGCTTCCGAATACCAATGTCAATGCATTGGTGACGCTTCAGGAAAACCCGCATGTTCTCAGCGTTCCGCGGGAAGCCCTTCGCACCCAGGGAACACAGAACTTCGTCTATCGTGTGGTGAAGAACCAGCTCGTGAAGACACCCGTCGATGTGGGCGCGGTGAATCTTACGCTCGTCCAAATTGTTCACGGTCTATCCGAGCACGATACCGTTGCCCTGAACGCGACCAACTCTGACGATCTCACGCCCGGCCTCAGCGTCAAGCCCGTGCAATAG
- the hpnJ gene encoding hopanoid biosynthesis associated radical SAM protein HpnJ, with translation MPLKTLFLNPPSFENFDGGASSRWPATREIESYWYPVWLAYPAGMLEGSKLLDAPPHHVSAEETIQIAKSFDFLVLFTSTVGWSGDHGLARAIKAANPAIKITFVGPPVTTDPDRALNECEVIDFVCRREFDFSTVEYANGKPLNEILGISYRGENGQIQHNPDRPQVEDLDALPWVTDIYKRDMDVTKYNVPFLLHPYVSLYSTRGCPAQCTFCLWPQTLSGHAWRKRSTDDVAAEMKHAKELWPNVKEFFFDDDTFNIQKARTIELCEKLKPLGLTWSSTSRVTTDRDTLKAMKDAGCRLLIVGFESGDPQILKNIKKGATVERARDFVKDCHDLGLIIHADFILGLPGETKESIRNTIDFAKTLDCETIQVSIAHAYPGTEFYDYAKKNGFITNENMEDGTGHQMAHIEYPGLPVEYVMEMVHRFYDEYYFRPKAAFRVVWKAIVNRDVPRLYVEAKAFMKLRSQRNKASRAKREENALKAQESVSMNA, from the coding sequence ATGCCACTCAAAACGCTGTTTCTGAATCCCCCTTCGTTCGAGAATTTTGATGGCGGCGCCTCTTCGCGCTGGCCAGCCACCCGCGAGATCGAGTCCTACTGGTACCCCGTCTGGCTCGCCTATCCCGCCGGCATGCTCGAAGGTTCAAAGCTTCTCGATGCTCCTCCGCATCACGTCTCTGCAGAAGAGACCATTCAAATCGCGAAGAGCTTCGATTTTCTCGTGCTCTTCACTTCGACCGTCGGTTGGAGCGGAGATCACGGTCTTGCGCGCGCCATCAAAGCGGCAAATCCCGCGATCAAGATCACCTTCGTTGGCCCCCCGGTCACCACGGATCCCGATCGCGCGCTCAATGAGTGCGAAGTGATCGATTTCGTCTGCCGCCGCGAGTTCGATTTCTCGACCGTGGAGTATGCCAACGGCAAGCCTCTGAACGAGATCCTCGGCATCTCGTATCGCGGCGAGAACGGTCAGATCCAGCACAACCCGGATCGCCCGCAGGTGGAAGATCTCGATGCCCTTCCCTGGGTGACGGACATCTACAAGCGCGACATGGATGTCACCAAGTACAACGTGCCGTTCCTTCTGCACCCCTATGTTTCGCTTTACTCGACGCGCGGCTGCCCTGCACAGTGCACATTCTGCCTCTGGCCACAGACACTTTCTGGCCACGCATGGCGCAAGCGCTCCACAGACGATGTGGCCGCAGAGATGAAGCATGCCAAGGAACTCTGGCCCAACGTCAAGGAGTTCTTCTTCGACGATGACACCTTCAATATCCAGAAGGCCCGTACCATTGAGCTTTGCGAAAAGCTGAAGCCGCTTGGCCTTACATGGTCTTCCACCTCGCGCGTTACCACCGACCGCGATACGCTCAAGGCCATGAAGGATGCGGGTTGCCGCCTGCTCATCGTCGGCTTCGAGTCCGGTGATCCCCAGATCCTGAAGAACATCAAAAAGGGTGCCACCGTTGAGCGCGCACGCGACTTCGTGAAGGACTGCCACGATCTCGGCCTCATCATTCACGCCGACTTCATCCTTGGCCTTCCCGGCGAAACCAAAGAGTCGATCCGTAATACGATCGACTTCGCGAAGACGCTCGACTGCGAAACCATCCAGGTTTCCATCGCACACGCTTACCCAGGTACAGAGTTCTACGACTACGCCAAGAAGAACGGCTTCATCACCAACGAGAACATGGAAGACGGCACCGGTCACCAGATGGCACACATCGAGTACCCTGGCCTACCAGTCGAGTACGTCATGGAGATGGTGCATCGCTTCTATGACGAGTACTACTTCCGCCCCAAGGCCGCGTTCCGCGTGGTCTGGAAGGCTATCGTAAACCGCGACGTTCCTCGTCTCTATGTGGAAGCGAAGGCCTTCATGAAGCTTCGTTCCCAGCGTAACAAGGCCTCTCGCGCCAAGCGCGAAGAGAACGCCTTGAAAGCTCAGGAATCTGTCAGCATGAACGCTTAG
- a CDS encoding mechanosensitive ion channel family protein: MRFFHLWHGWFLALFFFCAALVFSNATHWVLFRILRKQQSEGKPEFFGLGLKAHLGKPARAIFIITCLFVAQPFLPVSNEIHENVRQALAIAMVLSLGWFATGAVYVGQILFLRRYDLQAADNVQARRVHTQFQLFRRMLIGFIIVLTIGAALYTFHDARLWRAGTGLLASAGLASLVLATAAKSTASNFLAGLQIALTEPIRIDDVVIVQGEWGRIEEINSAYVVVRIWDMRRLIVPLTYFIENSFQNWTRQSADIMGTAFLYLDYTVPVEPLREHLTKIVSGAKQWDGKVCGLQVTDLKEHTMEIRCLMSSTNAGDNFDLRCLVREGMMAFVRENYPDAFPQMRLLGRPEQIKQKGRE, encoded by the coding sequence TTTCTGGCGCTCTTCTTTTTCTGTGCGGCGCTCGTGTTTTCGAACGCGACGCACTGGGTGCTGTTCCGGATTCTCCGCAAACAGCAGAGCGAAGGAAAGCCGGAGTTCTTTGGTCTGGGGCTCAAGGCGCATCTGGGGAAGCCAGCTCGCGCGATCTTTATCATCACCTGTCTCTTTGTAGCCCAGCCCTTTCTTCCGGTTTCGAACGAGATCCACGAAAATGTTCGGCAGGCTTTGGCGATCGCGATGGTGTTGTCGTTGGGCTGGTTTGCGACGGGTGCGGTCTATGTGGGACAGATCCTGTTTCTGCGGCGGTATGACCTGCAGGCTGCGGACAATGTGCAGGCACGTCGCGTCCACACGCAGTTCCAACTGTTTCGCCGGATGCTGATTGGTTTCATCATCGTTCTAACGATAGGCGCTGCCCTCTATACGTTTCACGATGCACGACTTTGGCGTGCGGGAACAGGGCTTCTGGCGTCGGCGGGACTGGCTTCTCTCGTACTGGCGACGGCAGCGAAGTCGACCGCTTCGAACTTTCTGGCCGGCCTGCAGATCGCCCTGACAGAACCGATCCGTATCGACGATGTAGTGATTGTGCAGGGAGAGTGGGGAAGGATCGAAGAGATCAACTCCGCCTACGTGGTGGTGAGGATCTGGGACATGCGGCGCTTGATCGTACCGCTCACGTACTTCATCGAGAACAGCTTTCAGAACTGGACGCGCCAGTCTGCGGACATTATGGGGACGGCGTTTTTATATCTGGACTACACTGTGCCAGTGGAACCGCTGCGTGAGCATCTGACCAAGATTGTCTCCGGCGCGAAGCAGTGGGATGGTAAAGTCTGCGGACTTCAGGTGACGGACCTGAAGGAGCACACCATGGAGATTCGCTGTTTGATGAGTTCGACGAATGCAGGCGATAACTTCGATCTCCGCTGTCTCGTACGCGAGGGCATGATGGCCTTCGTTCGAGAAAACTATCCAGACGCTTTCCCACAGATGCGCTTGTTGGGGAGACCGGAGCAGATTAAACAAAAGGGACGCGAGTAA
- a CDS encoding (2Fe-2S) ferredoxin domain-containing protein, producing MPAFEKHVFICTNERDESAARPSCRNEGAKKLKDAFKDAIKDAGLKHQIRANESGCLDQCEHGPVVVVYPDAVWYGFVRPKDVEEIVQSHLVGGVPVKRLQLAESCLNTSECPHRGKKK from the coding sequence ATGCCAGCGTTTGAGAAGCACGTCTTTATCTGTACGAACGAGCGGGACGAGTCTGCCGCCCGCCCCAGCTGCCGGAATGAGGGCGCAAAGAAGCTGAAAGACGCGTTCAAGGACGCGATCAAAGATGCGGGATTGAAACACCAGATTCGGGCGAATGAGAGCGGATGCCTCGACCAGTGCGAACACGGGCCGGTAGTTGTTGTCTACCCCGACGCCGTCTGGTATGGCTTTGTGAGACCAAAAGACGTGGAAGAGATTGTCCAGAGCCATCTTGTAGGAGGCGTACCGGTTAAGCGGCTGCAGCTGGCCGAAAGCTGCCTGAACACCTCGGAGTGCCCCCACCGCGGCAAGAAGAAGTAG
- a CDS encoding tetratricopeptide repeat protein: protein MLPSLLFAFLIAQPATASGGYEQARATARSGHGDQAVAELLALGEDVRAQQLLCTVYVTLERFDDGIHTCEAVARANPSSSEAQLLLARAYGAKADHSGAFTGMKLVGKIRGSFEKAVELDPTSVEALSDLGEFYVSAPGIVGGGSDKATVLVDKLMKLSPARGHRLLGMIAQKNNNLPAAEAEFQKEIEQKHSPESYVDLANFYAHEKQWEKASAAALSAIRRDTHHGADSIDAANLLVKMNRELPAAEQAYRDYLAGSNQTAGAPAFKVHTLLGLALAKQGDKAAAQSEFAAALELAHNYPPARKGAQ from the coding sequence ATGCTTCCCTCACTCCTCTTCGCGTTCCTGATCGCCCAGCCTGCCACCGCCTCTGGCGGCTATGAACAGGCGCGGGCGACAGCACGTTCAGGCCATGGAGACCAGGCAGTGGCGGAACTTCTTGCTCTGGGAGAGGATGTACGCGCTCAGCAATTGCTTTGCACGGTTTATGTCACCCTGGAGCGGTTTGACGATGGCATCCACACTTGTGAAGCAGTTGCCCGAGCCAATCCCTCCAGCAGCGAAGCGCAGCTCCTTCTCGCCCGGGCCTATGGGGCAAAAGCCGATCACTCCGGCGCATTTACCGGCATGAAGCTGGTGGGCAAGATCCGTGGCAGCTTTGAAAAAGCTGTAGAACTCGATCCCACATCCGTTGAAGCGCTTTCGGATCTGGGCGAGTTTTATGTTTCGGCCCCTGGTATTGTCGGTGGCGGCTCGGACAAAGCCACCGTTCTTGTCGACAAACTGATGAAGCTCTCTCCCGCACGTGGTCATAGACTTCTCGGCATGATCGCGCAGAAGAACAACAATCTCCCCGCCGCGGAAGCCGAGTTTCAAAAAGAGATTGAACAGAAGCACTCTCCCGAGTCCTATGTCGATCTAGCCAACTTCTATGCGCATGAAAAGCAATGGGAGAAAGCCTCTGCCGCAGCTCTTTCTGCCATCCGACGTGACACACACCACGGTGCAGACTCCATCGACGCTGCAAATCTTCTGGTCAAGATGAACCGCGAGCTTCCCGCTGCGGAACAAGCTTATCGCGACTACCTCGCAGGCTCGAACCAGACCGCAGGAGCGCCCGCCTTCAAGGTACATACCTTGCTTGGTCTTGCCCTTGCAAAACAAGGTGACAAGGCCGCGGCACAGTCGGAGTTTGCCGCCGCTCTTGAACTCGCACACAACTATCCACCGGCACGCAAAGGGGCCCAGTGA
- a CDS encoding DUF507 family protein: MIFSKEYVGYLARQTVKGLEAAKVIRTDKPARLIEKVQEGLIDELSLEDRINDEVRVILGAFQDDMVKTGASYPEMFKKVKNELARKYKAVL; the protein is encoded by the coding sequence ATGATTTTTTCCAAAGAATATGTAGGGTACCTGGCGCGGCAGACGGTAAAAGGTCTGGAAGCGGCGAAGGTGATTCGGACGGACAAGCCTGCACGTCTCATAGAGAAGGTGCAGGAGGGGCTGATCGATGAGCTGTCTCTGGAAGACCGCATCAACGATGAAGTGCGGGTGATCCTGGGAGCCTTTCAGGACGACATGGTCAAGACCGGCGCAAGCTACCCGGAGATGTTCAAGAAGGTAAAGAACGAGCTCGCGCGCAAGTACAAGGCGGTGCTATGA
- a CDS encoding TolC family protein: MRRLLLITVLLGCSSIIHGQIAFSSAIDLALRNSPRVKMAESDVVKARSILAESKDVYIPAISAGSGLGYTYGFPTGTPTLYNFTAQSLIYDQSQRNYIRAAREGLVAANLALQDVRQQIAEDAAITYLSVDADLQRLSALNEQYGYATRLTTLTQERLDAGLDPRIELTRARLSAAQIRLRRIQIEGDLDIQRQHLLRLTGVASRRITTDSASIPSVPSNISFTVAEGALSPSVQASYSNAQSRLQQAFGDGRKLYRPQIALAVQYNRFAKFNNYDVYYKAYQANNFLFGIQLTVPIFDAGKRTKFHESMADAQHALHEADLARDQFLEGRNRTAHGVTEMAARAEVVGLDRELAQDQLDIIRTQLTAGNPNGQPITPKDEQNALVQERQKYLDFIDADLQLRNAQINLLRSSGQLESWLKTSLAITPVKP, translated from the coding sequence ATGCGTCGCCTCCTTCTCATCACCGTATTGCTTGGTTGTAGCTCGATCATTCACGGCCAAATTGCATTCTCCTCCGCAATCGACCTGGCTCTACGCAACTCACCGCGAGTGAAGATGGCGGAAAGCGATGTTGTCAAAGCCCGCTCCATCCTTGCCGAGTCAAAAGATGTCTACATTCCCGCTATTTCGGCAGGTTCCGGCCTCGGATATACCTATGGCTTTCCTACGGGGACGCCCACGCTCTACAACTTCACAGCACAGTCTCTGATCTACGACCAGTCGCAGCGCAACTATATCCGGGCCGCGCGCGAAGGCCTGGTCGCCGCAAACCTTGCTCTGCAGGACGTGCGCCAGCAGATTGCAGAAGATGCGGCGATCACCTATCTCTCTGTCGACGCGGATCTACAACGCCTGTCTGCCCTGAACGAGCAGTACGGCTACGCTACACGCCTGACGACGCTCACACAGGAGCGACTCGATGCTGGCCTTGATCCTCGCATCGAATTGACGCGCGCACGTCTTTCCGCCGCGCAGATTCGTCTGCGTCGCATTCAGATCGAAGGCGATCTCGATATCCAGCGCCAGCATCTGCTACGTCTCACGGGCGTTGCGTCCCGCCGTATCACTACGGACTCTGCCTCGATCCCCTCAGTGCCTTCCAATATCTCTTTCACCGTCGCCGAAGGCGCTCTTTCGCCCTCAGTACAGGCTTCCTACAGCAACGCGCAGTCCCGCTTGCAACAAGCCTTTGGAGATGGGCGAAAGCTGTATCGCCCGCAGATTGCTCTGGCGGTACAGTACAACCGATTCGCAAAGTTCAATAACTACGACGTTTACTACAAGGCTTACCAGGCGAATAATTTCCTCTTTGGGATTCAGCTCACGGTTCCCATCTTCGACGCCGGAAAGCGCACCAAATTCCACGAGTCCATGGCGGATGCGCAGCACGCGCTGCATGAAGCCGATCTCGCTCGCGACCAGTTTTTGGAGGGTCGCAACCGCACGGCGCACGGTGTGACAGAGATGGCCGCCCGCGCCGAAGTTGTAGGCCTAGACCGCGAACTCGCGCAGGACCAGTTGGACATCATTCGCACACAGCTGACCGCAGGCAATCCCAATGGGCAGCCCATTACGCCCAAGGATGAACAGAATGCACTCGTTCAGGAGCGCCAGAAATACCTCGACTTCATCGACGCGGATCTCCAGCTTCGGAACGCGCAGATTAATCTCCTTCGCTCCTCCGGGCAACTGGAGTCATGGTTGAAAACATCCTTGGCTATAACGCCCGTCAAGCCCTAA
- a CDS encoding glycosyltransferase: protein MSEPCELSIVMPAYREAESLKTLLPVLVLAARALSPDVEIIVSDARLPLDDTAEVCSVHGVRHLHRTGGDTYGDAVRSGITASKGTFVILMDSDGSHNPKELFKLWAKRESYDIVIGSRYIKGGNTENPAILIFMSRMLNHAYRLAFKLNVYDVSNSLRLYKGAQLRPLRLVSDNFDIVEEILIRLIYGVSKATVTEVPVTFEQRKAGESKRNLPKFLLSYLSSMKKMQSFRAEETARDKGV from the coding sequence ATGTCTGAACCTTGCGAACTTTCCATCGTGATGCCTGCTTACCGCGAGGCTGAATCCCTGAAAACACTACTTCCCGTTCTTGTGCTTGCTGCACGCGCGCTCTCGCCCGATGTAGAAATTATTGTTTCTGATGCAAGGCTTCCTCTCGACGATACGGCGGAAGTCTGCTCCGTCCACGGTGTTAGGCATCTGCATCGTACCGGTGGAGATACTTACGGTGACGCTGTGCGCTCGGGAATTACAGCTTCCAAGGGGACGTTCGTGATCCTAATGGATTCCGACGGATCGCACAATCCAAAAGAACTTTTCAAGCTTTGGGCGAAGCGTGAAAGTTACGATATCGTGATTGGTTCCAGGTATATCAAAGGTGGAAATACCGAAAATCCAGCGATCCTCATCTTCATGAGCAGGATGCTCAATCACGCTTATCGACTTGCGTTTAAGCTGAATGTTTATGACGTGAGCAATAGTTTACGCCTCTATAAGGGAGCTCAGCTTCGCCCTCTTCGGCTTGTTTCGGACAACTTCGATATCGTAGAAGAGATTCTTATCAGGCTTATCTATGGGGTGAGTAAGGCCACGGTGACGGAAGTGCCGGTCACCTTTGAGCAGCGGAAGGCCGGAGAGAGTAAGAGAAACTTACCAAAGTTTTTGCTGAGTTACTTGAGCTCGATGAAAAAAATGCAAAGTTTTCGCGCGGAAGAAACCGCACGGGACAAAGGGGTTTAA
- a CDS encoding NAD-dependent epimerase/dehydratase family protein translates to MTRDAKAKRKRVLVTGGSGTLGYNILRQLAATGRFNIIAPLRSRHTLLQDFGDTVQFVDHELSDAIHTAQIFERANPDVIIHCAASGLRPPKGSWFDLMHFNVESTMRLFQMNCRFDHHSHFIYISTGLVYREQGRPLRETDPIETLHPYGASKAAGDSMLQAAAAEFKRRLTILRPFAFTGKHDGGERLFPRILTAAAEGKVLPMTQGDQIRDFCSVDDIARAVMMVTEREEAPLIEKFNLGSGKSLPLKDLVRDVCIQLNLDVKFDLGAVKMHPYEPMHSVADISHAKEILGWEPQVSLARAVWELARESHPEMKLTEPNSPNV, encoded by the coding sequence ATGACTCGTGATGCAAAAGCCAAACGCAAGCGTGTACTTGTAACCGGTGGTAGCGGCACGCTTGGTTACAACATCTTGCGTCAGTTAGCTGCTACAGGACGCTTTAACATCATTGCGCCCCTTCGCAGCAGGCATACTCTTCTTCAGGATTTTGGAGACACCGTCCAGTTTGTAGACCATGAACTAAGCGACGCGATTCATACAGCGCAGATCTTTGAGCGCGCTAATCCAGATGTAATTATTCATTGCGCAGCAAGCGGCTTGAGACCGCCTAAAGGGTCTTGGTTCGATCTCATGCATTTCAACGTGGAATCGACGATGCGGCTCTTCCAAATGAATTGCCGATTCGACCATCATTCGCATTTCATTTACATCAGTACGGGGCTTGTCTATCGCGAGCAGGGCCGACCGTTGCGCGAGACCGATCCGATCGAGACACTGCATCCTTATGGTGCAAGCAAGGCTGCTGGGGATTCGATGCTCCAGGCTGCGGCGGCAGAGTTTAAGCGGCGGCTGACAATTCTTCGGCCTTTTGCCTTTACAGGAAAGCACGACGGCGGGGAGCGCCTATTCCCACGCATTCTTACTGCAGCCGCGGAAGGAAAGGTACTTCCTATGACACAGGGAGACCAGATTCGCGATTTTTGCTCTGTAGATGATATCGCTCGAGCGGTGATGATGGTGACAGAGCGTGAAGAGGCTCCACTGATCGAGAAGTTTAATCTGGGAAGCGGAAAATCTCTCCCCTTGAAAGACCTTGTTCGCGATGTCTGCATCCAACTAAATCTCGATGTGAAATTCGATCTGGGCGCTGTGAAAATGCACCCATATGAGCCGATGCACTCAGTTGCGGATATTTCTCATGCCAAAGAAATCTTGGGGTGGGAACCGCAGGTAAGTCTTGCAAGAGCCGTTTGGGAACTGGCGCGAGAATCCCATCCTGAAATGAAGTTGACGGAGCCCAACTCACCGAATGTCTGA